The following proteins come from a genomic window of Aquimarina sp. MAR_2010_214:
- a CDS encoding SH3 domain-containing protein produces the protein MKMIRILFFLVVTTVNLGYGQANNNAELHTSNSNDTTLVITGDNIWVREYPKTGEVVFTLNDGEVCRVLEKGEEQIIRGNRDFWYKIEHSSKIGWVFGSQTSIRQNADLKSFEPFLEHFLETSFFGKKIDSLMHFRASIITDIIHKEIGFYRLYNPGAACARYQSYDNYSIIMPKVDTPVFFAEEFPEDGFCEKSSSPDGIYYKRIDSLPRYLNMDEVFEMEKINIPTKYRGGPKVKVNILYKEWIIKTMYFMVADNKWWLVVIDDCDCSA, from the coding sequence ATGAAGATGATAAGAATATTATTTTTTTTAGTTGTTACTACAGTAAACTTAGGCTATGGTCAAGCCAATAATAATGCAGAGCTACATACTTCGAATTCGAATGATACAACATTAGTAATAACAGGAGATAATATTTGGGTTCGCGAATATCCAAAGACAGGAGAAGTTGTGTTTACTCTAAATGATGGTGAGGTATGTCGTGTTTTGGAAAAAGGAGAAGAACAAATTATTCGAGGAAATAGGGATTTTTGGTATAAGATAGAACATAGTAGTAAAATTGGATGGGTCTTTGGTTCACAGACTTCAATAAGACAGAATGCCGATCTTAAAAGTTTTGAACCCTTTCTGGAGCATTTTTTAGAAACTTCTTTTTTTGGAAAAAAAATTGATAGTTTAATGCATTTTAGAGCTTCAATAATTACAGATATTATCCATAAGGAGATAGGTTTTTATAGATTGTATAATCCTGGTGCTGCTTGTGCACGTTATCAATCTTATGATAATTATAGTATTATAATGCCTAAAGTAGATACTCCCGTTTTTTTTGCAGAAGAATTTCCTGAAGATGGTTTTTGTGAAAAAAGCTCCAGTCCAGATGGAATATATTATAAAAGAATTGACAGTTTACCCAGATATCTAAATATGGATGAAGTTTTTGAAATGGAAAAAATTAATATTCCAACAAAATATAGAGGTGGGCCAAAGGTAAAAGTGAATATTTTATACAAAGAATGGATAATCAAGA